The Dyella sp. 2HG41-7 sequence CCGAAACGATCCGCCTGCCGCGTGCCCGTCCATCCCTTGACGGGTTGCGGCGGCTTCCATCGCAGCGGCCCAACCGGCGGCGCGGCGTACGGGATGCCCATGAATTCGTTCAAGCCGGTTGCGGCGTCATGCGTGCCCGACAAACTGCCTGTGGCGGTGACGACGGTGGGCGCGGAATCGGCAGCCGCAACCGAAGCCGCCGCGAATGCGAAAACAGCAGCGGGAAGAATGCAACGCATACGCATGGACACGGGGGACATGAGCTGGCTCTCTCTATGAGCGATGCAGGGAGTTATCTCGGGACTTTATTCGCTTCCGCTCGCTTGACGCCAGCGGCGTGTTGCCGCGAATGCCACGGCTGGGATAGACCTGCGCCATGGCGTCGCCACAAATCTCACGCTAACTAGAGCATTCGAGGCGCGAGAAAATCGTGCAAAGCGCACGCCGCACTGCACGGCCGCCAGTCCGCAAAACGGGGAACTCATGGAACGAAAACCCGGACTCGATCTGCTGCGAGCGATCGCCATCTTGTGGGTGATGCCCTTTCACAGCTACATCGCCGGATATATGGGCGGCGGTGTGATGCGCTGGAGCGGGTGGATGGGCGTGGACCTGTTCTTTGCGCTGTCCGGCTTCCTGATCGGCTCGCAGGTTTTCAACGCATTGATCTCCCGCGGCGGCGTGGATTTTGTCGACTTCTATTTGCGGCGCGGCTTTCGAACCTTGCCCGCCTACTTCGTGGTGCTCGGCATCTACGTCACATGGCCTTCGATGCGCGAAGTGCAGGGCATGATGCCGTTGTGGCAGTTCCTCACCTATACGCTCAACGTGTTTATCGATCCTAGCCGTGTCGCGTTTTCGCACGCGTGGTCGTTATGCGTGGAAGAGCAGTTCTATCTCCTGTTCCCGCTGCTTGCGTTATTCCTTGTGGGAGGCGGTCGCGTAAGGCGCGGCGCCATAGCCATCGCTGCTTTGGTGCTCGGCGGCGTCGTGCTTCGCGCCTGGCTCTGGATACACTTCGTGCAACCCGTGCAGTCGAATGGCGACGAAGCGGGCGACGCCTATCTGCGCTTCCTGTACTACCCCACTTATGCACGTCTGGACGATCTGCTCGGCGGCGTTGCCCTGGCCGCCGCCTGCTGCTATCGAACGCGGGGCTGGGCGTGGATCGAGCGCCATGCAAATGTGGTTTCGCTGACGGGCGTCGCACTCACCGGCTCGTGCATGTGGGGTTTCAACGGGCAGCAACGGTTTGATCTGACCGCGAATGTATTCGGTTACCCGTTGCTAGCCGTAGCGATGACGGCGCTGGTGGCAGGAGCGGCGAGCGGACGCGGTGTGCTGGCTCACCTTCGCGTTCCCGGCGCCGCATGGTTTGCGGCAGCGTCGTACAGCCTCTACCTCACGCATAAAATGGTTTACGGACAGCTGCATGGTCGTTTCGCGCCCTGGGTGGAAGGGCATGGTGTGTGGACCGTATTGATTTACGCGGTCACCGTGCTTGCCGTCGGAGCGACACTTCACTACGTAGTCGAACAACCGTTCCTGCAATGGCGCGAACCCGTGCGCAAAATGTGGGCGCAGCGGCAACAGCGATACACGGTCGAGCCGACATCTTGAGGGAAAGCATGTTCAGCAAATACGCGACATTTGCTTGCAGAGCGCTGATATTCGCCGGAGCCACATGGCTCCCGGTCTCCGCATTCGCGGCCAATCAAGGTCACGCGAGTCAACCGGATGCGCATCTCCAGCACGCATTGCAGCAGCTCGCAACACAAGCTCGTCCTGGTCTGCTCGGCATAACCGTGTTGGATTTGAAAACGGGAGCGGCGATCCGCGTCAATGCCGATCGCGCCTATCCCATGATGAGCGTGTTCAAGGCGCCCGTCGCGGCGACGGTGCTTGCGCAGATCGATGCAGGGCGCCTTTCGCTGGATCAAACCGTAACGATCAATCGCCAGGATGTCGAAGGCGGTTCGGCCATTCCTTCCATCGGCGCTCATTTCAACGGCGAGCACATGACGTTTTCGGTGCGTCGACTGCTCGTGGCGATGGTGAGCGAAAGCGACAACACCGCTGCCGACGCATTGGTCAGGTTGGTCGGCGGGCCGGAGGTCGTCACTGCGTTTTTGCGAGCGCATGGCGTCGACGGCATGCGCATCGATCTCGACGAAGCGGGTGTCTCCCGGATATTCGAGCAGACCGAAAACGGAGCATCCATCTCTCCGCAAGAAACCGATCAGCAGGCATTGATGAGGGAAAGGCGCGGCTACGAGGCCTATCTTCGCGATCCACGCAATCGCACCACGCCCGACGCTGCCGCGGACTTCCTCAAGAAGCTTTGGAAGGGCCAAATGCTGTCGTCCGGCTCGACCAAGCGTCTACTGGACTTGATGTATGGACAGACCGTGCCGGTGCGCTTGAGAAGAGGGCTGCCGGCGACGGTTCGATTTGCGGACAAATGCGGCACGTCTCTTTCGCTGGATGGCATAACGGCCGCCTTCAACGATATCGGGATCATCACATGGCCCGATGGACACACGGTCGTCGTGGCCGCGTTCTTGACCGCTTCCCACGCCGATAGACAACAAAGGGACGCGCTTTTTGCCGAAATCGCCAGCGACGTGTCGCAGGCATTCGCGAAGTAAGTTCGCGCGAAGGTGATGCCGTGTTTCCCATATTTTGGCACGTTTTACTGCGGCTATTTGAATTTGTCGGATAATTGGACGACACTCGGCGGGTTGCACTAAACCGAGAGTCAGAGCATGCCCCCGCTTTCCTCGATGAGCCGTCGCTCGTTTCTGCAAGGCATGGCCGTGGCGGGCGCCATGAGTGCGATGACCTTCCGTCCGCTGGCGGCCGCGATGTTGGCAACGGGTGCCGTGCGGCAAGCGCCGCTGTTTCCGCAAGCGCCATTGATGCAGCAACCGTTTGCGTTGTTGCCAGCGGGTTCGATCAAGCCGAGTGGTTGGTTGTTGCGGCAGCTGGAAATTCAGGCGGGCGGTTTGGGCGGTCATCTCGATGAGTTCTGGCCCATCGTGGGGCCGGACAGCGGATGGTCGGGCGGCAAGGGCGAGTCGTGGGAAGACGGTCCGTATTTTCTCGATGGCTTGGTGCCGCTCGCGTGGCAGTTGGATTCGCCGCAGCTGAAAGCGAAGGCGATGCGCTTTATCGATTGGACGCTGGATCATCCGTGGGACAACGGTATGTTCGGTCCGCGCAGCAACGACGATTGGTGGCCGCGCATGGTCATGCTCAAGGTGCTGACGCAGTATCACGAACTCACCGGCGATCCGCGGGTGATGCCGTTGATGACGCGCTATTTTCACTATCAGTTGCAAGCGTTGCCCACGCGCCCATTGCGCGATTGGGGGCGCATGCGCTGGCAGGACGAGCTGGTGTCGGTGTTGTGGCTTTATCAGCGCACGCAGGACGCCAAGCTGCTTGAACTGGCGCACCTGCTGAAGCAGCAAGGTTACGACTGGCAAAGCATGTTCGCGCATTTTCCGTTCACGCAGAAAACCGATGCGGAAGCACTGCGCAAGCAAGCCGGCGGCGACGATGTCTTTATGCAAGACCTCGGCCTGCAGGTGCACGGCGTCAACAACGCGCAGGCGGTGAAGGCATCGCCGGTATGGTCGGTGGTGTCCGGCAGCGCTGCCGACCGCGATGCCGTGCATCATCAGTTGCAGATGCTGGATACGTATCACGGCTTGCCCAACGGCATGTTTTCCGCGGACGAACATCTTGCCGGTCGCAGCCCCTCGCAAGGGACGGAACTGTGCACGGTCGTCGAGACGATGTATTCGCTGGAGGTTGCGCTCGCGATAACGGGCGACTCCGCATTGGGCGACCGCTTGGAACGCATCGCCTTCAACGCGCTGCCCGGCGCGTTGACCGACGACATGTGGGCGCATCAATACAATCAGCAACCGAACCAGGTCGAGTGCAGCCTGCACCGCACGCCGTGGACCACCGACGGACCGGAATCGAATCTGTTTGGACTCGAACCCAACTTCCGTTGCTGTACGGCGAATTTTCATCAGGGCTGGCCGAAATTCACTAACAGCGTATGGATGGCGACGGCGGATCGCGGTTTGGCGGCGATGAGTTACGCGCCGTGTACGGTGACGACGGTGGTGCGCGACGTGCCCGTGATCGTGGAGCAAGTCAGCGAGTATCCGTTCCGTCAAACCGTCAGCATCACTGTCAAACCGCAACGCGCGCTGGCGTTTCCGCTGCGTTTGCGCATACCGGCGTGGTCGCAAGGCACGCGTATCGCGGTGAACGGCAAACCCGTGAAAGCGAACGACGGATTTACGACGATCGAACGCACGTGGAAGCCGGGCGATACGGTGGAAGTGAGTTTTAACGCCGAGGTAAAAACCGAACACGGCTACAACGGCGCGCTGAGTTTCACGCGCGGCGCGTTGGTGTATGCCTTGCCGATCAAAGAGAACTGGGTCGTGTGGCGCAAACGCGGACCGACCAACGACTGGCAGGTGTATCCGGGCTCGCGCTGGAATCTGGGCGTCGCACCCGATGCATCCATCGCAGTGAGCGAGCATCCCATCGGCGACAAACCGTTTGCAGGCGCCGCGCCCGCCGTGCAACTGGCGTTGCAAGCGCGCTACGTACCGGCATGGAAAGCATCGGAAGGCAGCGCCGAGCCGGTGCCGGCCAAGGCCGAAGCATCCACCGATGAAACGGCGCAGTCCATCACGCTGGTGCCGTACGCGGGCGCCAAATTACGCATCACTGCCTTTCCGCCGCTCAGCTGACAGCTTGAACCGACAACACACGCGAGACCGAACGATGCTTTATAAGCACTGGACGAAATGGGTGATCATCATCCTGGCGCTGGTCGCCGCCATGGCGCACGCCGCCGACGTACCGCGATGGACCGCCGAAAAAGCGAATGCCTGGTACGCCAAGCAGGCTTGGCCGGCGGGCAGCAATTACATTCCGTCCAACGCCATCAACGAACTGGAGATGTGGCAAGCCTCTAGCTTTGATCCCGCGCGTATCGATCAGGAACTCGGCTGGGCGCAAGCGATGGGCATGAACACCATGCGCGTGTTTCTGCATAACCTGGTGTGGGAACAGGATCGCGACGGTTTCAAGCAACGTATCGATACGTTTTTAAAGATCGCCGCGCGGCATCACATCAAACCCATCTTTGTATTGTTCGATTCGTGCTGGGACCCCGATCCCGTTTTGGGTCCGCAGCATCCGCCGATTCCCGGCGTGCATAACTCGGGCTGGGTGCAGGCGCCGGGCGCCAAGGTGTTGGACGATCCCTCGCATTACCCGCAACTCGAAGCGTATGTGAAAGATATCGTCGGCAGCTTTGGACATGACGACCGTATTCTTGCGTGGGATGTGTGGAACGAGCCCGACGGCGACGTGAGCAGCGATTACCCGGGGAAAGAACCGAAAGACAAACTGCAGCGCGTCGCGCAATTGCTGCCGCAGGTGTTTGCGTGGGCGCGCAGCCAATCGCCGCAACAACCGCTGACCAGCGGCATTTCCAACGAAGGGGATTGGGCCAAGCTTTCATCGCTCAGCGATATCCAGCGCGCGCAGCTTTCCGAGTCGGATGTCATCACGTTTCACAATTACGATTTCCCGGAAGCGTTCTATCGGCGCGTGCGACAACTGCGCGTTTACGGTCGTCCGATCATTTGCACCGAATATATGGCGCGCAGCGCCGGGTCGACCATCGACGGCGTCATGCCACTTGGAAAGAAACTCGATGTCGGCATGATCAACTGGGGTTTTGTATCCGGCAAGACGCAAACCATTTTTCCGTGGGACTCGTGGTTGCACCCGTATACCCTGCAGCCGCCCACCATCTGGTTTCACGATTTGTTGCATGCCGATGGCACGCCGTATCGCCAGCGCGAAGTGGACATTATTCACGCGCTGAGCACGTCGCCGCGGCATGTCGTGCCGGCGGCTGCGACGACGCTGTGAGTAAATAGTCACTCCGACGCTTGCAATGGGCCGAATTGCATTTGTGCCGCGGAAAATATCCGCGGTACATTCCGCGCTCCAGGAAGTTCGGCCAAATCAGGGGGCGATGTGAAGTTCTCCGCGAAATCCGCAGCGTTGGCAGTTTGTTTGTCGGCAAGCCTCGTGCTTTTTCCTGTGCATGCCTTCGCGCAAACGCCGGCGAGCCATAACGCAAGCGAACCACGCGCTTCCATGGACGTGATGCAGATCCCCACGCACGGTGTGCGCGTGAATGCCATGGTGTATGTGGCCGCCGGTTCAGAGCCACACCCGCTTGTGCTGCTGCTGCACGGGTTTCCGGGCTACGAGCGCAATCTGGATTTGGCGCAGGACATGCGACGCGCGGGTTGGGACGTCGTCTATTTCGACTATCGCGGGTCGTGGGGTTCGCCCGGCGACTTTTCGATCACGCATAGCATCGAAGACGCGGAAGCGGCACTTACGTATCTGCGGAAACCGGAAAACGTGAAACGACTGCGTTTCGATCCGGCGCGCATGGTGGTTGTCGGCCACAGCATGGGCGGTTTTATGGCCGTGCAAACCGTGGCGGCGGATCCCAACGTCAAGGCGCTTGCAATCATCTCGGGTTCGGATTGGGGCGAGCGCTACGTGCAACTTCGAAAGAAGGAGCCGCTGGATACATCACTGCACATGGTCAGCGTCGGCCTCGCCGCGCAAAACATGGCGCCGTTAAGCGGATGCACGCCGGAGGGTTTGGCGCGCGAGCTAGCCGATCATGCGTCCTCGTGGACGTTTGCCTCGAAAGTCGGTGCGCTCAAAAATCGACCGGTGCTGGTCGTGACATCGGATGACGGTCTGGCGGGCGAGGGTGGGGCGCTGGCCGATGCCTTGCGTCACGCAGGCGATACGCAAGTCACGACCGCGCACTTTCCGACCGACCATTCGTATTCCGATCAGCGCAGAGAACTTTCCGACGCGGTTCTCAAATGGCTTACGCCGCTCGCCAAGTGACACCACAGACGGAATCGACAGCGCACCGTTGAAGGGATAAATGCATGATCAAGATCGAGCGCGCCGTGCAGGCCGATCTGCGCGACGTTCATGCGCTGCTGGACACGTGCGGCTTGTCGACGCATGACATCTTTTCATCCGGTGCGCTTTATTGGACGGCGCGAAGCAATACGGCGTTAGTCGGCTTCTGTGGATTGGAACTTGGCGAAGGCGCCGCGTTGCTGCGCAGCGTGTCGGTGCATCACGAGCATCGCCGCCTTGGCTTGGCGAGACTGCTTTTGGAAGCGGTCATCGCCGAAGCGCAAACACGCGCGATCCATCGCATTTATCTATTTAGTAAAGACACGGGCGGCTTTTTCGAAACGCTTGGATGGCGCGAAGTGCCGGTCGACGAAGTGGCGACGACGATGCGCGCCGCGCCGCAAGTCCGTCGTTACGATGAATATGGTTGGTATCCCAACGAGCGCGCCTTCCGGCGCGACATGCAAGGCAGCGCCGACGGGGCGTGATTCGCCTTTCAAGCAGGCAAATCACCGCCCGACATCCACGTCGCATGAAACGCCTCGGTCTCTTCGTCTGCAGGAAACATCGATTCGATGCGTAATTCCTGTGCAGCGATGCTTTGCGGTGCGCCGACGGTGGTGATCATCGAAAAATAATTCAGCACCTTGCCGTCCTTGTTAAATCCCATCGGGATCATCGGCAGGTTTGCCGCAGAGCCGGCCGATCCTTGCAATCGCCACGATGGATCGACGCCCGGATACGCGAACAGCTCATCGAGCAAGACTTGCGTTTGCGCGTCCAGCACGCGCCCGATTGTTTCGCGATAGATACGTTGAATGAGACTTCTAGCCACATTTTCCCAATCCGAAACGAAGGGACGCATACCGTTCGGATCGAACATCAGATGCAGCATGTTGCGCGGTCGCGCACGCGCCGCCAAGTCGATAAACGAGCCGAAAAATCGCGGCGACGAATCATTGGTGGTCAACACGTTCCAATAGCGATCCAGCACCAGCGCGGGAAACGGGTCGTGCTGGCGCAACATGCGATCCAGCGCGCGCGTGATGCTCTGCATCTCCTTGGCGTTCCACGGCACCTCCGAATAAACCGGCGCATAGCCCGCCGCCAGATAGATGACGTTGCGTTCCCGCAAAGGCACATCCAGCGACTGCACAATGCTGGTCAACGCCTGACGGCTGGGCGCGCTGCGACCGCTTTCGATAAAGCTCAAATGTCGCTGCGACATGCCGGCATCGAGCGCCAAATCCAATTGGCTGGCGCCGCGCAAGTCGCGCCAATGCCGCAGCAGCGCGCCCAGATCATTGGAAGCAGGCGTCCGTTCACTACGAATGGTGCCCATGCGATTCTCCCGAACACGCCGAGCCAACATGGTTCGCCACGTTGGCTCGGTCGTGCTGCGTGTCGTGACTCGAACAATCAGGCGTTGCGCGCCTGCCAGCCGTACGCCTGAAACGCTTTTTCCAGCGCCGGATGGGTGACATTGCCAGTGTAGTTAGTGATCGTGGACGCGGCGACAATGCCGACGACTTCCAGCAGATGATCCTGGCCGAAACCGGCATCTAGAAACGCCGCCGCATCGTGGTCGTTCAGATGCCCGCGCTTTTCGATCAGCGTGCGCGCCAAGGTGGAAAGCGCGCGGTTCTTTGCGTCCTGTGGCGCGCGATATTCGCGAATGGCGTTGACGTCCGCCTCGTCGACGCCCGCTTGCACCGCCAAGTAGGAGTGAAATGCCACCGCCCATGTACACGCATTGGTCACGGCATTGGTCAGCAAAACGACTTGGACTTGCTCTTCCGTAAAGCTGCCGCCATGAACCTTGCCGAACAGCCCGACCAGGCTGTCGATCAGTACCGGAGACGTCGCCATGGTGCCGGCAATATTCGGAATGATGCCGAACGCGCTATGCAGCGCTTCCAGCGATGCTTTGGATCGCACGGGGGCGGTTTCGATTGTATGGATAGGGAACGTATGCATGGTGTTTTCCTCGATGAAGGTGGCCATAAAGGGTGTTTCCGTGGAGACACCTTAGGCGCGCACGATCAACGAGCCAATTACCTGCGAGGTAATCAAGCGATAGGCGGGAAAGGTCGTGGGCGGCCATGCTACGCCCACATAACTATCGCGTTGCGACAGCAACGTCAGGTGTTTTTGATGGTCGGGTTCGGATTCGACAAGCCGCAACTGAAGGTTAGCGGGACACCGTAAATCTTGTCGCCAAAGCGTGCGAACAGCTGGTAGTGCCAGACGCCTTCGCTGTCTTTGTCATGGTGATGGTTTTGCATCGTGATCGATTTGCCGTGATGACGAATCTGGCGGAAGATTTTTTCCACCGGCCGCCGAATCAGCCAGGTGAAGCCGGGACTTTTTGCGTCGTCGAGCGAGCAAAACTCGCCGCCGCTCGCATTTCCCGTCAACGTCCACGTGATGGTGTGCGGTTCGCCGCTGCTCGGAATTTTTTCGAACGCCTGATGATGATTGCCTTGACTAATTACCAGCAGGTTGTCCTCCCAACCGCCGCCGGGATCGCGGTAAAGCTCCACACTCATCTCGATGTTTTTCGGATCGCCGTGTTTCATGGATAACTCCTTTCTCTGACAGAAATGGGTTCCGTACCGGGTCGTCCTTTTAAGTCATCGACTAAAGCGCCCCGCTTCAAGCGCGAGCACGCAACGCATTCCGAGCCGCGGTGCGCGCACGCGGCCAAGGGCGCATTCGATGGTGAAAGCGGAGAAGTGCGTGATACCGGACATCCGGCATCGCTCGAGGTTGTGTCATGACGCCTTCACTCCAGGAAAAGGCCGAGCCTTCCTGGCGGTGAAACTCATAAACCCCTCGGGGGCTCGGGCTGGCCGAGCGCCGCGACCGCCTGAGCCTAGCACCAAAATGTGAACCACATCACATTTTGGTGCTAGGCTCAGCGCCAATCCCGCCAGAGGAGCGGGGCGAGGGCAGGCATTCGCGGGATGCCGGGCGCAACCTAGGCGCGGGAAGGCGCTGCGCCTCCAAGGCGTTTCGATCAGAGGTCGTCATGACACCTTTGGTTATCGGCGTTACGAGTCATCGCAATATCGCCGCATCGGAAATCGAGCCGATCCGCCAACGCGTCCGCGCGTTTTTTGCGCAATTGCATGCTGATTTCCCATCCTTGCCAATCGTCGTGCTGTCTTCGTTGGCGGAAGGCGGCGATCAGCTGTTCGCATCCGAAGCCGTCGCGGCGGGCGCGCGCCTGGTGGTGCCGTTGCCGTTGCCACGCGACATGTATGTCGAAGATTTCGCCGACACCGCCGTGCGCGCGCAGTTCGAGGCGTTGATCGAGCAAGCCGAAGTGATTCGCCTGCCACTGCTGAAAAGCCAGCCGCGCGAAGAGCTGCAAGCGCACGGCGAAGCGCGCAATCGCCAATACGCGAAAGCGGGCGTGTTTATCGCCAGTCATGCGCACATTCTGGTCACCATCTGGGACGGCAAAGACTCCGGTCGACTCGGCGGCACCGGGCAAATCGTCAAGTACTACTTGCACGGCTCGTTGCCCGGCATCAGCGAATATGCACGCCAGGCGCGACATATCCTTAGCGGCGGCGACGAACATCTGCTCTATCACATCGTCTGCTCGCGCGAAGGCGAAAACGGTCAGGTCGCACCCGGCTTGTCGCCCTTGCAAACGCATTGGCGCACCGGTGACGACATCTCGCCCGACGCCAACATGCCCGAAGAATTCGAGCTGATGATCCAGCATATGGTCGAATTCAACGAGGACTGCGCCAAATACGAAACGGACATCGACGCAACTGCGCCATCGACCAAGTTGGACATGATCACCATGGACAACATCGATCGACTGTTTCGATCCGCCGACTGGCTGGCGCTGCACTTTCAAAAGCGCGTGCTCCTCGCGCTGCGCATCACCTTTACGCTGGCGGCGCTGATGGGCATCGCGTTTACGTTCTACGCGCACCTTACGCAGCAGGACAATATGATCTATTTCTTCCTGCTGCTGTTTGCCGGCGGCGGCGTGGTCGCGGCGTTGGCGCGTCGGCGCGAATGGCATCGCAAATACCTGGATTACCGCGCGCTGGCCGAAGGATTGCGCATCCAGCTTTATTGGCGACGCGCCGGCATTTCCAAAGACACCGATCACGAATTCGCGCACGACAACTTTCTGCAAAAGCAGAACATCGAGCTGGGCTGGATTCGCAATGTGATGCGCGCTGTGGGTCTGCAGCCGCACAAAAAGCTGGAGCCCGATGCGCTCAATCGCGTTATCAGCGAATGGGTGGGTGAATCGGGTCGGTCAGGGCAATTGCACTATTTCGAGCGCAAGACCGAAGAGAAGGCAGGCGTGCATCATCTGACGGAAATCATCGGCTCCGTCAGTTTATGGGTGGGCATCGCCATTAGCGTGTTCTTGGCGATCTTCGCGCTGAAGCTGCCGGAACTCACTAAGACGACCTTGGTGATGATCATGGCCGTTTTCTCCATCGTCGCCGCCGTGCGCGAGGCGTATGCGTATCGCAAAGCCGATAAAGAGTTGATTCGGCAATACCGGTTTATGCAGCGCATTTTCAGTGGCGCGCGCGCCGCGCTCGACCGCACCAACGATCCGTCGGAAAAGCGCAGTATTCTGCGTGCGCTGGGCGACGCGGCGCTGACCGAGCATGCGGAGTGGACGCTGATGCGTCGCGAGCGGCAGGTGGAGCACAGCAAGTTTTAAGTCAGAATCAAAGCAAGCAAACCCTCACACTTTCTCCAAACACCAACCGCGCCTCACCGTCGCCCCAGCGAACGCTGGGGCCCAGCGACTTTAGCCCGCAAAGATCAAAGACACTGGGCCCCGGCCTTCGCCGGGGCGACGAAATACTTCTTGGCAGGCGGCGAAACATTTTTAGTGCGCTTCGATGTTGCGCCAGGTAGGTTCCAGAAGTTGCATTGATTAGAGCAAGCCTACTCACACCTCACCGTCGCCCCGGCGCAAGCCGGGGCCCAGTGTCTTTGATCTTTGCGAGCGTAAAGTCGCTGGGCCCCGGCCTTCGCCGGGGCGACGGAAAATTGGCAAGTGAAGGAGCATTTTTGAGATCGCCGTGGATGCTGCGCAAACGACCATGTTGGCTAAGATAAGCAAATCCTTCGCCAGGTTGATGCGCTTGCCCGCCGGAACGCCATGACATTCTGGATCTTCATCTACTTCGCCGGCGCCCTGCAGGCCGCGCTTTTAGCGTTGACGCTGTGGCGACAACTGGCGAACCGCGCCGCCAATCACTTGCTCGCCGTATGGGTGGGTTTGTCGGGGCTGGATCTGGCCGTAAAGGCAATGTACTGGCACGAGCTGTCACCGGAATGGTTCCGCGCCTACCGCTTCGTCGCGCTGTTTCCGTTTCTCTACGGCAGCCTGTTCTATCTATATGTGCGCGCACTGGTAGAAGAACGTAAGTTCCGCGTGCGCGACACGATGCACCTGCTCGGCTTTATCGTCATGCTGGTGCTCAACGGTTACGTTTTCGTCGGCAGCCACGCGCTGTTGCAATCGCTGTCGCAACGCTGGATCGCCGGCGAGCGCGCCGTCGGCGCATGGTTCGATGTGCCGTTGTTTCTCTATAGCTTGTCGTATGTGGTGGCGGCGTTGCTGCTGGTACGCGGCTATCGACAACGATTGCGCGAGCGTCGCTCCGATGCGGATCGTTTGTCGTTGCGCTGGATCGACGCCATGGCAGGTTTCCAGATCGTGATCTGGACGCTCGCTGTCGTGCAGGCGTTGGTGTATCTGCCGATCTTCAACTACGGCTTGTTGTTCGGTTTGGTGGCTGCGTGGGTGTGCATGGTGGGCTGGTTCAGTCTCGGCCAACCGCCG is a genomic window containing:
- a CDS encoding 1,4-beta-xylanase, with the translated sequence MLYKHWTKWVIIILALVAAMAHAADVPRWTAEKANAWYAKQAWPAGSNYIPSNAINELEMWQASSFDPARIDQELGWAQAMGMNTMRVFLHNLVWEQDRDGFKQRIDTFLKIAARHHIKPIFVLFDSCWDPDPVLGPQHPPIPGVHNSGWVQAPGAKVLDDPSHYPQLEAYVKDIVGSFGHDDRILAWDVWNEPDGDVSSDYPGKEPKDKLQRVAQLLPQVFAWARSQSPQQPLTSGISNEGDWAKLSSLSDIQRAQLSESDVITFHNYDFPEAFYRRVRQLRVYGRPIICTEYMARSAGSTIDGVMPLGKKLDVGMINWGFVSGKTQTIFPWDSWLHPYTLQPPTIWFHDLLHADGTPYRQREVDIIHALSTSPRHVVPAAATTL
- a CDS encoding carboxymuconolactone decarboxylase family protein, coding for MATFIEENTMHTFPIHTIETAPVRSKASLEALHSAFGIIPNIAGTMATSPVLIDSLVGLFGKVHGGSFTEEQVQVVLLTNAVTNACTWAVAFHSYLAVQAGVDEADVNAIREYRAPQDAKNRALSTLARTLIEKRGHLNDHDAAAFLDAGFGQDHLLEVVGIVAASTITNYTGNVTHPALEKAFQAYGWQARNA
- a CDS encoding alpha/beta fold hydrolase; amino-acid sequence: MLFPVHAFAQTPASHNASEPRASMDVMQIPTHGVRVNAMVYVAAGSEPHPLVLLLHGFPGYERNLDLAQDMRRAGWDVVYFDYRGSWGSPGDFSITHSIEDAEAALTYLRKPENVKRLRFDPARMVVVGHSMGGFMAVQTVAADPNVKALAIISGSDWGERYVQLRKKEPLDTSLHMVSVGLAAQNMAPLSGCTPEGLARELADHASSWTFASKVGALKNRPVLVVTSDDGLAGEGGALADALRHAGDTQVTTAHFPTDHSYSDQRRELSDAVLKWLTPLAK
- a CDS encoding GNAT family N-acetyltransferase, whose amino-acid sequence is MIKIERAVQADLRDVHALLDTCGLSTHDIFSSGALYWTARSNTALVGFCGLELGEGAALLRSVSVHHEHRRLGLARLLLEAVIAEAQTRAIHRIYLFSKDTGGFFETLGWREVPVDEVATTMRAAPQVRRYDEYGWYPNERAFRRDMQGSADGA
- the bla gene encoding class A beta-lactamase; its protein translation is MFSKYATFACRALIFAGATWLPVSAFAANQGHASQPDAHLQHALQQLATQARPGLLGITVLDLKTGAAIRVNADRAYPMMSVFKAPVAATVLAQIDAGRLSLDQTVTINRQDVEGGSAIPSIGAHFNGEHMTFSVRRLLVAMVSESDNTAADALVRLVGGPEVVTAFLRAHGVDGMRIDLDEAGVSRIFEQTENGASISPQETDQQALMRERRGYEAYLRDPRNRTTPDAAADFLKKLWKGQMLSSGSTKRLLDLMYGQTVPVRLRRGLPATVRFADKCGTSLSLDGITAAFNDIGIITWPDGHTVVVAAFLTASHADRQQRDALFAEIASDVSQAFAK
- a CDS encoding acyltransferase, which gives rise to MERKPGLDLLRAIAILWVMPFHSYIAGYMGGGVMRWSGWMGVDLFFALSGFLIGSQVFNALISRGGVDFVDFYLRRGFRTLPAYFVVLGIYVTWPSMREVQGMMPLWQFLTYTLNVFIDPSRVAFSHAWSLCVEEQFYLLFPLLALFLVGGGRVRRGAIAIAALVLGGVVLRAWLWIHFVQPVQSNGDEAGDAYLRFLYYPTYARLDDLLGGVALAAACCYRTRGWAWIERHANVVSLTGVALTGSCMWGFNGQQRFDLTANVFGYPLLAVAMTALVAGAASGRGVLAHLRVPGAAWFAAASYSLYLTHKMVYGQLHGRFAPWVEGHGVWTVLIYAVTVLAVGATLHYVVEQPFLQWREPVRKMWAQRQQRYTVEPTS
- a CDS encoding beta-L-arabinofuranosidase domain-containing protein, yielding MPPLSSMSRRSFLQGMAVAGAMSAMTFRPLAAAMLATGAVRQAPLFPQAPLMQQPFALLPAGSIKPSGWLLRQLEIQAGGLGGHLDEFWPIVGPDSGWSGGKGESWEDGPYFLDGLVPLAWQLDSPQLKAKAMRFIDWTLDHPWDNGMFGPRSNDDWWPRMVMLKVLTQYHELTGDPRVMPLMTRYFHYQLQALPTRPLRDWGRMRWQDELVSVLWLYQRTQDAKLLELAHLLKQQGYDWQSMFAHFPFTQKTDAEALRKQAGGDDVFMQDLGLQVHGVNNAQAVKASPVWSVVSGSAADRDAVHHQLQMLDTYHGLPNGMFSADEHLAGRSPSQGTELCTVVETMYSLEVALAITGDSALGDRLERIAFNALPGALTDDMWAHQYNQQPNQVECSLHRTPWTTDGPESNLFGLEPNFRCCTANFHQGWPKFTNSVWMATADRGLAAMSYAPCTVTTVVRDVPVIVEQVSEYPFRQTVSITVKPQRALAFPLRLRIPAWSQGTRIAVNGKPVKANDGFTTIERTWKPGDTVEVSFNAEVKTEHGYNGALSFTRGALVYALPIKENWVVWRKRGPTNDWQVYPGSRWNLGVAPDASIAVSEHPIGDKPFAGAAPAVQLALQARYVPAWKASEGSAEPVPAKAEASTDETAQSITLVPYAGAKLRITAFPPLS
- a CDS encoding helix-turn-helix transcriptional regulator; amino-acid sequence: MGTIRSERTPASNDLGALLRHWRDLRGASQLDLALDAGMSQRHLSFIESGRSAPSRQALTSIVQSLDVPLRERNVIYLAAGYAPVYSEVPWNAKEMQSITRALDRMLRQHDPFPALVLDRYWNVLTTNDSSPRFFGSFIDLAARARPRNMLHLMFDPNGMRPFVSDWENVARSLIQRIYRETIGRVLDAQTQVLLDELFAYPGVDPSWRLQGSAGSAANLPMIPMGFNKDGKVLNYFSMITTVGAPQSIAAQELRIESMFPADEETEAFHATWMSGGDLPA